Below is a genomic region from Microbulbifer sp. ALW1.
ACGGTTTATCTTGGCTGCAGTTGCGCGTAAAATACCCGACCGCTGAGCTTGGTTATTGAGCTTGGCGTCACCTGTAGGTCGAAGCTAGAAGCTCGGTTATTTGAGAAGGTTTATGTCAGAACAGCTGTCCGAATTGAACGTCACCATTACCGAATCCGCCCAGGAATACCTGCGTGACCTGCTGGCGAAGCAGGACTGCGAAGGCATTGCCATTCGCATGTTCGTGTCTAACCCCGGTACGCCCAATGCAGAGACCTGCATTGCCTACAGTCGCCCGGGTGAAGAGAAAGAGGGCGATCTGGAAATGCAGCTGGATGGCTTCAAAGCGTACTTTGAAGGCCGCAGCGTGCCATACCTGGACGAAGCGCGGGTCGACTACTCCTCAGACAAAATGGGTGGCCAGCTTACCATCCGCGCGCCCAACTCCCGTATGCCCAAGGTCACCGACGATAGCCCCATCGAAGATCGTATCAACTACGTCCTGTACAGCGACGTAAACCCGGGGCTCGCCTCCCACGGT
It encodes:
- the nfuA gene encoding Fe-S biogenesis protein NfuA, with the protein product MSEQLSELNVTITESAQEYLRDLLAKQDCEGIAIRMFVSNPGTPNAETCIAYSRPGEEKEGDLEMQLDGFKAYFEGRSVPYLDEARVDYSSDKMGGQLTIRAPNSRMPKVTDDSPIEDRINYVLYSDVNPGLASHGGQVSLEKVTEDMYAVLKFGGGCQGCGMVDMTLKEGVEKTLLEKIPELAGVKDITDHSDKSQAYY